The window TTCCTCACTTGCATGTCTATTTGATATTGTAGAGCCGagtgtttttcaattgaaaatactttaaaatgatttttttaagatatctaatttattttttatattagtacattaaaataatttaaaaatataaaaaatattttttttagatgataaaatatttaaaaattgtagtaaaaaatttaattatatactaaAACGCATGAGATTTTCACTGTATATTTGTCACTatgcaaaattttgttttttttagcttggTCGTCAAGCTTTGTTTTTGGACGATCAAGTCCCTATTTAAAGAGCACTTGATTTCAAATTCTTATGAAAGGGTGTGATTGAAAGAGgatgactaaaatgaaaaacgcGGCAAACATAGGTGACGTAACATAAGTTTCAAAACATTCACTTTGGTCATCCAACTTAAACAATCACGCAAATTATACAATTGCGGTCCCTTGAAATTGTTCCAATTCCATTTTGGTAcagagatttatttttgttattttttggtcCCTGATTaagagaggggagagagaggggTTGCCGAATTCCGGTGGTAAAAAGAGAAATTTATCGTTGGCACCGATTTAGGctactaaaataaaagatttttgtgtcaaattgtttaatttgatgtggggagttcatattaggtgtttttgtatcttaaaagttcatgaaaaaacatatctaaactTGGGTTGATTTTTTGTTTCGGGTTGAGTTTGGTTTTTGGGGCggtgttttagggttttttaggcTATGAATgagtttttcatggtttctagggtgttttaggtaaaaaaacgAGTTGCAAAACAGGTTTGTGGGTCAAAAGAGTATAGGCCTTGTTTTTCCGATCACCACAGTGATCGGAATCTAGGCAAAATAGACAACACGTTGTCTGATGTTGGCATGATTaccataaaaatataactttaaagaatacaattgaaaaaagataaagtgACGTGACtagttaaaaaactaaaaaaaaaataaacaaaacctcctcttttttattttgtttagatgatctattttaaataatattgatttttttgttatgcgtTTAATTTTTGGATAGGTTTTTTTAGTTCATctattgttatgtttttatcttttatatagataaactatatttttaaaaataaaaaaaaaattattttcagatgatatttttaatatgtataaccttacatgttattttttttctttttattttattcaatcaatttaatgttttatttttcaagattaaatatcttgatctatatttgtctcttagtttatttgattatatatgtatataaattttttaatttattatatttttaacaacaaaaatatattaaaaaaatctatatatataatttttttataaaaattaaaaatatttatccgTGACACAGTTAACATAGCCActatacttcttttttttagtttaacgtgggtgtctgaGCCAGTTTAtatgcacctcgactaatcccacaagccctgaagttaacgaccatataagtctGCAGTGATCATCATATGAGTAATCACAAGGCTCAAacctaaaaccataaaaaaaacaaactttttaatttcaagttcttATCACTCCACCACTATATAGATGATTATGTCATGTACCCACTATACTTAATCGCGTCAAAATGGAATCTTTTTTACACGCAGTGATTTCTGGTGAGCGAAGAGAAGAGGGGCATGTTGGTAACATCCCACATGCCTGAGTGGCTGCTAAGCGCCAAAGTCACCGCTCCTTCGAACTTGGCCGCACCTTATCCACACACCTCTTGTCTTCTGATTctgaaaacacctcacttacacAAAATCCCtcctaaaccaaaaaaaaaaaaaaacaagaagtagAAGAAACCCACGTCTGCACAGAAAAAGAAACAGTTATCCTACTGAGAAAGAATttagtgagagagagagagagagatttagtACTTGGATTAAGAAAGAAGAACAGGAAAAAATGTCAGTGGCATCCTCAATTCCGTACATCAAAATCCCAAAcccttcatcatcatcatcatcatcttgcTCCTCTCtatcttcctcttcatcaacCTCCTCGACATCTTCTTACTATAGGTTTTCTACAACAACTAAGCCTTATATTGTGACCATAAGGAGCTCTCAAGCTGAAGGGCCTGTAAGGAGACCCGTGGCCCCTCCTCTTAGAGAACCTTCCCCGCCTGCATCACCATCGCCTCCCTTGAAGCCCGTTCCTCCCTCTTCACCGTCTTCTCCAGTGGCTCCACCACCCAAGCCAGCTGCTAAGGTGGCTGTGGAGGACAAAAATGTGATGACTTTGGAGTTTCAGAGACAAAAGGCTAAGGAGCTTCAAGAATATTTTAAGCAGAAGAAGCTTGAGGAAGCAGATCAAGGTCCTTTCTTTGGGTTCTTTGGCAAGAATGAGATTGCTAATGGGAGGtaataagttttgtttttgtttttctgtagTTTTCCCTGTGcaatttggattttttgaaaGTTTAGGTTATCTGGGTTTACGTGGATACTTCATCTAACTGGATAGATTCGTGGGTGTTTCCCCAAGTTGATGGTTACATGGTCCTGAATAGTGAAATTGAACGACTAGGCCAATCAAAATGATACATTGTTCGTAGAGAAAAGAGAAGTGATGATATGGCTTCTTCCCTCTAAAACTGGCTTAAAAGTAGTTAGTTTCTTGCCAAATTAGTTTCAGTCGTCTTCGTAGTTAGAACAAATAATAAGAGCCTATGCAGGAGAACCTTGGAATGATCATATCAGCAAGAATGCCTCCTTGAATAGATAACTGAAAGTATTTCAAACCCATTGTTCTTGAGCCTTTGAAAGGAAAAGGGTGCACATTTTTCCTTTGCAGATTGTGCTTAAATATAGTCTCCTTCAAGGTAATGCTTCTCACGACGTTGTGACCCCTGTAATGTTCACTATCTTGGTGATTTTCTATGCTTAACCAATCAGTAGTGCTCAAGGCAAGGCAGTGCGGGTGGTACGCATCCATTGCACCACAGACTTGCAAAAGCTTCTTTTGAAGCGAGAAAGATGTTTCTTCACTCTCATGTTTACCCctagtttttcttgatttttgttctgcaagtgtttcttttctttttccctttcaaaAACCAGCTCTTCCCTTTAAATTGTAATCTATTCGTTTTGAGTTCCAGCATAATCCTTCATAAGGTTTCTGCCGACTGTTTGTAATTTATCCTGCgctgacaaataaaaaaaaatccctcctTTCccaaatgaaagagaaaatgcGTTCACATatcttttcatgaaaaattaaagctCTACGTGATCTGATGCCGCTTGCATTTCTGGTTGAGCAGATGGGCAATGTTTGGTTTTGCTGTTGGGATGCTAACAGAGTATGCAACGGGCTCAGACTTTGTTGATCAAGTAAAGATTCTTCTGTCCAATTTCGGGATAATAGATCTGGAATAACTTCACGCTTGATCTCAGAGCCATGGATACCTTTTGATCTCTGCAATTGCCTTCTTCGTCCTCAAAGACACCTATACGTTTTGATTTCTGTAATTGCTGTAGCATATACATTGTTTTGCAACTCCTTCGGTGATCTATATTATCTCGACTTCAATGGACAACATCCATTTTTATACATCATGAAGAATAGGTTGTTTCAGCGACAATCGTTCGCAAGTGGAGTGCTATCCTTGCATAATGTTCATAATCAAATTCCGCATGCTCATcccattattgatgaaattggGTAACATACATTCTGTTTCTCATCCCTCTGCTATTACTTTCAGTTTCAATTATTCATCATTGTAATCCAGGGCTTGGTTTTTCCCTTCGTTTGATATGACTTTTAAATTATAGTTTCCACTTTAAGTTAGAAGcatgtttgataaaaataaattaaaacttttttttttaaaaaaaaaatatagtacaAGTTAGAATCCATaagttaaaattagaaaatttaacttctaattaaattaaaaatttgactcaattttataataatttttttatttaaattaaaatttatttctaacttAATAtactttatagtttttctttaagttaaaagttataaaaaaaaaacaaaaacaaaacttaaagcaatttataaaaatcatatagaacATAACCTTAATTTCTGCCATTGAACTTAATTTATCATCTGTTAGATCATGAACAAGCCTTCAGCATCTGGAATAAGGAAACTAGATCTGATCATTATCCAGATTCCAGACGGAAgcccctttcttttttctttggttctttttatcttttcgtGTTCAAGTCTGTTACACCATTTGCATGGAAAAGGTTGAACGTTAAGAGTTTCACTGAGGCTGGATCTCCAACGCTCTACGAGCAACCCTCAAAAGTATAAAGGAGATCGACTTGCTTGTTCTGTTAGCAGCAAGAACCATATTCCAGTGAGCTGTCAACCTGTAGCTTATCAGAGAAGAGGAACTTAAGAACCATTGGAAAACATTCTTGCACCTAAACTGGCCACCAGGAGATCACCAAAGCCTTCAAATTTTTGTAGCAATTTGGAACAAGAAATTTCATCATGCATGCCATCTGCGGTTCTCCTGCAGTAGATGGTAACTGATCATTCCAGCACCTTGCTCAGAACAAATAGCTAGCATAACTAGCATAGTAGCATGTCAGCTTGTGATGATGTGAATTTGCAGAATATAATCACATCCTCATAACCTAAAGGAAGATAAACAATCTAGCATCATAATTGGTAATTGCCATTCAGACAAGCCGTAATAAGCAGATACATTAACAAATACCAGGTCCCATAACTTAGTCCTCCCTGCGGGCTATCTTCTACTCTAGTGGACATTAGGTATTTGTATATATAGTCATCTTCCGCCTTTTATGTGGGCACAAATATTCTTCATTTTATGGAACACATTTTCCAGTGTATCTCATTAAGAGCAGCGCAGATACAAGCCTGAGACTAATGAGTGAATCATCTCCAGCATTCATTTACATACAGCATATGCAAGAGTGACCAAAAACAAAGCACACACCACACGCATTCCCTTTTGCAAAAAGAACATCTTCGCCTCAAGTCTTTCCACTCGAGCCTCAACATTTGCCATCCGTGCCTCCAATAAAGCTACCCGAGCCTCCAACCTTGTATCTACATGCCCTGTGTTATTTCTAGTACGTTGTTCATAATCTTCAATTTGTGCTGAATCATCTTCCCATGGTCGATACTGACACATTTCAATTCATGGAGTTTACTGCAACGAGAGATGAAAATTTGCTAGTTTGTTATCAATGCAATACATCATGACATCCCAAAGTGTTTAAACCTGCTTATAAAATAGATCTTTAAAACTTCTCTCATCAAGATGATATTAAGAAAGGACTATTTCTCATGTTCTGTTTATCAAGAGTGACTCTAACCAAACTGATCTCGGCCCTCATGTTAATCTGTATCAagcaacaataaaaagaattctACTATAAACCCACTCATGGAAACAAAGAAGTAGGATCTCCTAAATTTTTAGCATAAAGCACACAAAATACAGCTAGAATGGCTACCAAACCAAAATTATCTCCAGTCAATAATGTGTAATATCAAGGTTAGCTAAAAAATACCCAGCTCTTCATATGCAAATTTTGAAGATTCAATTGATGAAGCGTTAAACGGGCTTCACAGCAACCCGCAAACGTTCATTCATTAGAATAACATTCTTTATCTCCCTTCAAACTAATGGCATATGCCATTGCCCAGTCCGTTTCTGTCAAATGAGAATGTTATGTTTTACTTTAGCTAAACTTAGCAAACCATACCGAAGCTAAGAACTTCACCTCTTGCTGGGAGAAcaaagtgttaaaaaaaaaaggaagagaggtTTCAAAGAATGAAAATACAATCAAAACCTAGAgacctaaaaaataagaaaagagaaacagcTTCATCCTAACAAAATATTTTGCACGAAcccaatttttttatccaaatccCTGCTGACAATCTATTACTACCTCCACACATAGAtcataaaggaaagaaagaaaagcataCCTCGACGACGCAGAGAATGATGGGCGAGATCCTTCTTGACGCGAAATCCCCAgggagaattattttttttgggctgTCAAAACCCTAGAGAAATCATTGGATTGGAGCTTGTACCAGGAAAGAAAGGACGGGATTAAAGGGGGTGACGGTCAGGTGCTAAATGCTGATAGCCGTCGCTACTTTTTTAGTGGCAGACCAACACAGATCTCGGCCATATCAGACAGGGCCTCTATTTAGGACGAAGTTTCTGCGAACACGGGTGACCGtgcatttcttaaaattttgattttttatttaaaattaattttttatatatatttttaaattattttaaagtattaatattaaaaataaagttttagaactaaaaaaatattatttaaatatatttttaattaaaaaatattttaaaaaataactactattataatatcaaacatcCATTTAATCAACCCATTAGATGACATAGAAAAATCCAACTGGTCTAATTCTATTGAAGttgtttttttgatattattattattattcttatggTATTCATCGGTATGGAACTAACCGTACTCTATATTATTCATTATCTTATACtttatctatttaaatttaGTATTATGTATtgattcataattatatattaaaattgatgtgGATTtcattattagttttatttgattcataaattatattaaaattatatcaattttaatataattgccTTCAAAATATATGGTTTAATTTAAATAGATGGAATATAAAATGATGGGTATTCcttgaatattataaaaaggaACTGGAATAAATCATGTGCTTGATCAATTAAAAGGACTttgcaatttaaaattaaaattttaagttaataggTTTGAATTTTGTAGTCTAAATTAATTGGTTCTAATTATGGACTTAATGCTAGTTAATCATGTAATTCCAAATTTGTATTACATGGTTACAAGAATATCAATATGATGAAATCCACTTCACACAAACAATAGTTTAACTGAAGagagaattaaataattaaaataatttgaatgtaaaataaacttaataacttagaaaaaaataatttttatatccatAGAATGACTTATACTTTGATTACATTCATGAATTGGAATTCCTggataatgaaatatttttatatatatatttttagtttatgaaattaaaattgcaaGCTTACTTGATTATCCCAATAAAGTTATCGTCTATTTTTCTATTACCTATAAGTTTCAAGCTTGACAGATCCTAAGAATTTGATAAAACTACAATGCAataatttgagtttttgttgAGTTGTGtgaagatttttattattatatgtcATATATGATCGAGTGATATCAATtgctgataattttttattttttaaggttctTCACTAATTCATATGTTAACCATCAATAACCTCTTATCTTTTAGAGTTCTTTTCACGACTTTACATTCACAAGAGTTactgctattttttaattatatgtctTTATTATAACCATTTATGTATATATTCTACTTATATACAACAAATTTCATTTGTCATGGAAGATCCACTGGGTAGAGATACTCTGGCAAGCTACATAAGCCTTAACAaccaacaagaaaatataatggTTGTCGTGCTGTTAGTGGTGAAGAGAGGAAGTTGAGTGACATAGATGGAGAGAGATTTGTGGATTTACCCATTTGATCTTTACGGATCACGTATTAGTTTCTTAGTAGCTTACCTTCTCTGTTAATGCATGTCAAGTGTTAATGCATCAACTGCTTTTAAGTTTGCAACACTACCATGAAAGAGGAAATGTTACATGGAGACATCAATGGATCAAActtattaattgataaaaatgagattctaaatattgttgattttaggCTTTCAAATTATTGTTCTCTTAAACAGAAGCAACCTCTCACAAGCCAAGTTGTGACACTTTGGTACGAAGCTCCTGAGTTGTTACGGGGTACTTCATTCTATATAATTGGTATCGATCTCTAGAGTGCTGGATGTCTCTTGCCAGAGATGTTTGCAGGTAAGCCATTCATGTTAGGAAGTATAATGTTAGGAATCCATATTAGAAACGGATAATTACTTGTGCACATTAGCTTTTCTAATGTAAAACTAATTCTATAGGATGATAAACTGCAGGGCAGTAATTGATTCGTAATCTATTAGAATGACTGTAAATGCACTTGTATAAATACGTGATATGATCAATAATATATTACATTCCAGCAAATTCTATTCTCTCTTTTCAGTTTACATATAGAAGTATACATTGAAACCAACAATCATAATCTGGGTATTTATGAGCAACATAACCTTGGGAAAACACTATTGGTTCTTCCTTACAATGTCCAGTCTCATTAGTTATCTCACATGATTAACTTTGAAACACTCAGGTTGAGCACCTGCATAAGACTTTTAAACTATATGGAACTCCATCAGAAGACTATTGGAAAAAGCTAAAGCTAtcaacatttcaacctccacgaACATACAAACCTGGTCCTTTTGAAGCTTTCAGGACGTTTCCTGAAATAGCTTTGTGTCTATTAACCACCATTTTTCTTGCTCTGGATCCGATATTTCGTGGCTGTGCATCTTCAACCCTCCAAAATGAAGGACAGACATGATTAGAGTTcttaatatgaattaaaatttttgtcaTAAGTACACAGACTTTTCATTAACTTGGACATTTCTAGCCACAAGGAGCCAGTAGCTTTGTTTGGAGCGTAAAATTTCGTATTCTATGAGTTCCAAGTAGCATTGAGATGAATCGGTAGGTAAATTGGCTCACACACTCACTTATTTGCTAAAATTTTCAACTCCTTGATCGATGATTTTGATGTACAATTAGTGAGTGTAGCAGAGTCAACAATACAagcaataaattaattaaatggatAGCTTATTCCtgaattgattttcttattgtGGTTCTTTCATAGAAGCCTTTTAGCATGCGACTTATCAGGTCTGCTAGCGATTTTAAAAGTTGAAGATGAACCTACACAAGCTGATGAGCCGAGAAAGTAAGTGCATCTGATCACTGGAAATAGCTTTGATAGCTAAAAGATCCTTTTGGTGCATATTATTGTAGTTGCATCTTACATGCTTACTAAGAGTTGTATTGTTATGCTAATATTGAACTCAGTGTCAAATGAGACAACTGAGTTAGTCATCCAAAGCCAAGAGCCAAGTAACAGCAATACCAGTAGTAACTCCTTTATAACTAAAACGACTCGCCTAATTAAGACACCACTTAATTTGTTGCATTCCCCAGTTGCAACTTCTAAGAAGAAGATGTCTCTAAAATTACAAGGCGAGAACGACTTACCCCCTTTTAACTGCCTCGAGAACAGGCAACACCAAGTAAAATATGGTGAACAATGAAATGTACAGATTAAATGAAGTCCATATGTATATTTTGTTGGATTTCTCaacaaaaatgatatatttaaatttttttaaaaaatcaaggatcttgttaaacaaatttaaagttgtttaagatttatataaagattatatcatatatttttttttggcttttaatATTTGCTTTAAAGTTGGGTTATTGCAAATCACAAGCTTTTCAAATATCTAATCTCTAATGGTAATTCATATAAACcacatcttttcttttatgttttaggtatttttatattgtacttTACTCTAATAAAATAAGTGAcataactttttattaatagaaaaacctaaaaattttatacatgtcaaaatatcaatatattcctttaataatatcacatatattattaaaaatttattcaatgagatccttacttgattgttttcagatctaaaattataatttattacatTAATTACTTtctagtatttaatttttaaaatttatttacaatcaaatcacatttatttttatgtatgtgACTCATTAGATTCCCTGACAAATtaactcaaatataaattataattttaacatgtgTAACccattagttattattaataaattttttatttatttacataaataattattaatttatttaattaaaaacttgtataaattactctttaaatattttatattaaaatagaatacacacctaatttttttcttaacaaaaaaattagaaccCATGGTAGAACACTTGTCGAATAGCTTAGAAAAGAAGTGTTCATGGCCCCTGTGAAGTTCGGGACACGCGTATCTTAACAAGTCGCAAAAGGACGCAATACAGATCTGATTGTGTAATCAGCTTTTGAAGTGGAGCGGGGCTTTTTCTCGCCTTTCTTGTAGAATAAAAAAGGCAAGAGTAATAATCACTTTGTCCCGTGAAAAAAGGACCAAAGGAAGGACTCTCAAGTTTAAAAGAGATTACGCATCTCCTCTCCTTGTCATCATCGATtggagaacaaaaaataataatattatagtgGTAGATACTGATACCTAACCTAATGCCTTGTGTGTGATAATGATAACCTGGGAGCCTTCCACTGCGGTACTCTCTTAGATCAATGGCTCTGGATGGTTTCAGGCAGGTAgggcttaaaaataaattggcaGCAGAGACTTTTGTATTCCAGATGGCAGTTTTGAGGGTGGCTGGACCAGATGCAAGCGTTGCTTCTTACATGTGGCAAGATTTGCAGACAAGATGGGTCCTCTTATATAAATGCCACCTCTAATTCTGTCCTTGCATTCTGGTGGGTATGCTTCAAGCTCTCATGTCGGCATTTTTCATAAAGCGCTGAGAGTTTGATTGTCCTCCCCAAGGGGAAAAACTTAATCTGGGATTGTTGTTATTCAGAAAGACTGGATATATTATCTCGTAATTAGTTTTTTGCAT is drawn from Populus nigra chromosome 5, ddPopNigr1.1, whole genome shotgun sequence and contains these coding sequences:
- the LOC133694957 gene encoding light-harvesting complex-like protein OHP2, chloroplastic, with protein sequence MSVASSIPYIKIPNPSSSSSSSCSSLSSSSSTSSTSSYYRFSTTTKPYIVTIRSSQAEGPVRRPVAPPLREPSPPASPSPPLKPVPPSSPSSPVAPPPKPAAKVAVEDKNVMTLEFQRQKAKELQEYFKQKKLEEADQGPFFGFFGKNEIANGRWAMFGFAVGMLTEYATGSDFVDQVKILLSNFGIIDLE